A DNA window from Drosophila biarmipes strain raj3 chromosome 2R, RU_DBia_V1.1, whole genome shotgun sequence contains the following coding sequences:
- the LOC108029396 gene encoding uncharacterized protein LOC108029396, producing MAESSHVQVKVEQPNIRERLNLHVKRRLQQDAENSVDSTELLPSTANSKRCKGKDDSKPRKTNQKRTEKPKTEASKSKKVGQLGSPAAEPDLDEQEQEGISLEATDAKSVRRDCCKNADILNMVLNVKKRTLMQDPEVQAFWTKVMTAIKS from the exons atgGCAGAATCCTCGCATGTTCAAGTTAAAGTGGAACAGCCGAACATTAGAGAACGTTTGAATTTGCATGTCAAGCGGCGCTTGCAACAGGACGCAGAAAATTCCGTCGACAGCACAGAGCTATTGCCGAGTACTGCGAATTCGAAGCGCTGCAAGGGAAAAGATGATTCCAAGCCTCGAAAAACCAATCAAAAGCGCACAGAAAAACCCAAAACGGAGGCATCAAAGAGCAAAAAAG TGGGACAACTCGGCAGTCCGGCCGCGGAGCCGGATCTGGATGAACAGGAACAAGAGGGTATTTCTCTGGAGGCGACGGACGCCAAATCCGTAAGACGGGACTGTTGCAAAAACGCAGACATTCTGAACATGGTGTTGAACGTTAAAAAACGCACTCTAATGCAGGATCCCGAAGTTCAAGCCTTCTGGACCAAAGTAATGACAGCAATTAAGAGTTGA